One window of Molothrus ater isolate BHLD 08-10-18 breed brown headed cowbird chromosome 31, BPBGC_Mater_1.1, whole genome shotgun sequence genomic DNA carries:
- the LOC118700557 gene encoding synaptonemal complex protein 1-like, with protein MTKVKCDKEVQLEELSETLKEFQDLKAQLTSTAEKEQDYLKQLVTLKTDLEQEALRNEQLTVYLSKLSLEKEQTAQEKNAVAAEVKKLQEQQEDSKKKEENTKQLVENLEEANSQLRNELESLKQKMAKTGEEVRSTLDEREENMNNLKKQVENKTKCIEELQQENKVLPKKLTAESKKSNTYEGKVNKLQIEMEKMNKQHKEAADIYQKDIETRKGNENKLREENEYDKMVEEKDAELKVYKMKQQKQFSSARALENELSSLKSELASLKEQLKAEIEEKENLVKEHSHSMIPESEKKHKTYAIKTPPMDKMHSGRSTNLPSEQSSRKKQKVLVQLDTQSDSSEHTDLLSIVSEEEMFKNLYKDFPQASQLHSPAPKKLHPV; from the exons ATGACTAAAGTAAAATGTGATAAAGAAGTGCAACTTGAAGAGCTGTCAGAAACTCTG aaagaatTCCAGGATTTGAAAGCACAGCTGACAAGTACAGCTGAGAAGGAACAAGATTATTTAAAGCAGCTTGTGACTCTGAAAACAGATCTTGAACAAGAGGC GTTAAGGAATGAACAACTAACAGTGTATCTCAGTAAGCTTTCACTAGAGAAAGAACAAACAGCAcaagagaaaaatgctgtggctgcagaagtCAAGAAACTGCAAGAACAACAAGAG GAtagtaagaaaaaagaagaaaatacaaagcagTTAGTTGAAAATCTAGAAGAGGCAAATAGCCAGCTAAG AAATGAACTGGAGtctttgaagcagaaaatggCAAAGACAGGTGAAGAGGTGAGAAGTACACTggatgaaagagaagaaaat ATGAACAATTTAAAGAAGCaggtggaaaataaaaccaaatgcaTTGAAGAGTTGCAGCAGGAG AATAAGGTGCTGCCAAAGAAACTTActgcagaaagcaagaaaagcaataCTTATGAAGGGAAG GTGAATAAATTGCAGATAGAGATGGAAAAGATGAACAAGCAACATAAGGAAGCAGCTGACATCTATCAAAAAGACAtagaaacaagaaaaggaaatgaaaataaacttcGTGAAGAG AATGAATATGATAAAATGGTTGAAGAAAAAGATGCAGAGttaaaagtatataaaatgaaacagcaaaagcagtTCTCATCAGCAAGAGCACTG GAAAATGAGCTGTCATCTTTGAAAAGTGAACTGGCCTCCCTTAAGGAacaactgaaagcagaaattgaaGAAAAG GAGAATCTTGTAAAAGAGCACTCTCACAGTATGATTCctgaaagtgaaaagaaacacaag ACATATGCTATAAAGACTCCTCCAATGGATAAGATGCACAGTGGAAGAAGCACAAACCTGccttcagagcagagcagcaggaaaaagcagaaagtgcTTGTGCAGCTGGACACTCAGTcagacagctctgagcacactGACCTCCTG AGCATAGTCTCGgaagaagaaatgtttaaaaatttgtaCAAAGATTTTCCACAAGCTTCACAATTACATTCCCCAGCACCAAAAAAG CTCCATCCAGTGTGA